A section of the Telopea speciosissima isolate NSW1024214 ecotype Mountain lineage chromosome 3, Tspe_v1, whole genome shotgun sequence genome encodes:
- the LOC122655646 gene encoding importin beta-like SAD2 → MDLPSLAVILQAALSPNPDERKAAEQSLNQFQYTPQHLVRLLQIIVDANCDLAVKQVASIHFKNFVAKNWSPHEPDEQHKILPSDKDMVRQNILGFVTQVPPLLRAQLGECLKTIVHADYPEQWPSLLPWVKHNLQQDQQIYGALFVLRILARKYEFKLDEERTPVYLIVEETFPHLLNIFNRLVHISNPSLEVADLIKLICKIFWSSIYLEIPKQLLDSDVFNAWMILFLNVLERPVPLEGQPTDPEIRKSWGWWKVKKWTVHILNRLYTRFGDLKLHKPENRAFAQMFQKNYAGKILECHLNLLNIVRVGGYLPDRVTNLILQYLSNSISKNSMYQLLQPRLDVLVFEIIFPLMCFNDNDQKLWNEDPHEYVRKGYDIIEDLYSPRTAAMDFVSEMVRKRGKENLQKFIQFIVEIFRRYDESPAEYKPYRQKDGALLAIGALCDKLKQTEPYKFELERMLVQHVFPEFSSPAGHLRAKAAWVAGQYAHINFADQNNFRKALHSVVSGLRDPELPVRVDSVFALRSFVEACKDLSEIRPILPQLLDEFFKLMNEVENEDLVFSLETIVDKFGEEMAPYALGLCQNLAAAFWKCMNTAEVDDEADDPGALAAVGCLRAISTILESVSRLPHLFVQIEPTLLPIMRRMLTTDGQEVFEEILEIVSYMTFFSPTISLEMWSLWPLMMEALTDWAIDFFPNILVPLDNYISRSTEHFLTCKDPDYQQNLWNVLSSIMTDKNMEDNDIEPAPKLIEVVFQNCKGQVDQWVEPYLRITIERLRRAEKSYLKCLMMQVIADALYYNATLTLGILQKLGVATEVFNLWFQMLQQVKKSGVRINFKREHDKKVCCLGLTSLLALPADQLPGEALEPIFKATLDLLLAYKDQVAEATKDEEGDDDDMDGFQTDDEEEEDDGSDKEMGVDAEDGDEADSARLQKLAAQAKAFRPNDDDDDETDDEYSDDEELQSPIDEVDPFVFFVDTVKGIQATDLGHFQNLMQRLDFHYQALASGIAQHADQRRAEIEKEKLEKAAATS, encoded by the exons ATGGATCTTCCCAGTCTTGCTGTTATTCTTCAGGCGGCACTCAGCCCTAATCCGGATGAGCGCAAAGCTGCTGAACAAAGTCTTAATCAG tttcagtacACTCCACAGCATTTGGTAAGGTTGTTGCAGATTATTGTGGATGCTAACTGTGACCTGGCCGTGAAGCAAGTTGCCAGTATTCATTTCAAGAATTTTGTGGCGAAAAACTGGTCTCCTCATGAGCCTG ATGAGCAACATAAGATCTTGCCAAGTGATAAGGACATGGTGAGGCAGAACATTCTTGGTTTTGTTACACAAGTTCCCCCATTATTGAG GGCACAACTTGGAGAATGCCTCAAGACAATTGTTCATGCTGACTACCCTGAGCAATGGCCAAGCCTTCTCCCTTGGGTGAAACATAACTTACAACAAGATCAACAAATCTATGGAGCTTTGTTTGTCTTAAGGATTCTTGCTAGAAAATATGA ATTCAAGTTAGATGAAGAGAGGACGCCAGTTTACCTCATTGTTGAGGAGACATTTCCTCATCTACTTAACATCTTTAACAGATTAGTTCACATCTCCAACCCATCACTTGAAGTTGCAGATTTAATCAAACTCATCTGCAAAATATTCTGGTCATCCATATAT CTAGAGATTCCTAAGCAGCTGCTTGATTCGGATGTGTTCAATGCATGGATGATTTTGTTCTTGAATGTATTGGAAAGACCTGTACCTTTAGAAGGACAGCCTACAGATCCAGAGATCAGAAAATCCTGGGGATGGTGGAAAGTGAAAAAATGGACAGTTCACATTTTAAACAGGCTCTACACTCG GTTCGGAGATTTGAAACTTCATAAGCCAGAAAACAGAGCTTTTGCTCAAATGTTCCAGAAGAATTATGCTGGCAAGATTTTAGAATGCCACTTGAACTTGTTGAATATCGTTCGTGTAGGTGGATATTTACCGGACAGAGTTACCAACCTTATTCTGCAATATCTGAGCAACAG TATATCAAAAAATAGTATGTATCAGTTGCTGCAACCACGGCTTGATGTTCTTGTGTTTgagataattttcccccttATGTGCTTCAATGATAATGATCAAAAGCTTTGGAACGAAGATCCACATGAGTATGTGAGGAAAGGTTATG ATATCATTGAAGATTTATATAGTCCTAGGACTGCTGCAATGGATTTTGTAAGTGAGATGGTTAGGAAACGTGGTAAAGAAAACCTACAGAAGTTTATTCAATTCATTGTGGAGATTTTTAGGAG ATATGATGAGTCACCGGCAGAGTACAAACCATATCGACAAAAGGATGGTGCTCTTCTTGCTATTGGAGCATTATGTGATAAATTGAAACAAACTGAACCTTACAAGTTTGAGCTTGAACGAATGTTAGTGCAACATGTTTTTCCTGAGTTTAGCAGTCCTGCAGGCCATCTTAGAGCAAAG GCAGCATGGGTTGCGGGCCAGTATGCACACATCAACTTTGCAGATCAGAACAATTTCCGCAAAGCTTTACACAGTGTTGTTTCTGGATTGCGTGATCCTGAGCTTCCAGTTCGTGTTGATTCAGTCTTTGCGTTACGCTCTTTTGTTGAAGCCTGTAAAG ATTTAAGTGAGATCCGCCCAATTCTTCCCCAGTTACTTGATG AGTTCTTTAAACTTATGAATGAGGTTGAGAATGAGGACCTAGTTTTCTCTCTTGAGACCATTGTGGACAAATTTGGGGAAGAGATGGCACCTTATGCTCTTGGATTATGCCAGAACCtg GCTGCTGCATTCTGGAAATGCATGAACACTGCTGAAGTTGATGATGAGGCTGATGACCCAGGTGCTCTGGCAGCAGTAGGTTGTTTGCGTGCAATCAGCACAATTCTTGAGTCTGTGAGCAGGCTTCCCCATCTCTTTGTTCAAATTGAGCCTACTCTGTTGCCGATAATGCGTAGGATGTTGACTACTGATGGGCAAG AGGTTTTTGAGGAAATCCTGGAAATTGTGTCATATATGACATTTTTTTCTCCAACAATTTCTTTGGAGATGTGGAGTCTTTGGCCTTTAATGATGGAAGCATTGACAGACTGGGCTATAGATTTCTTTCCAA ATATTCTGGTTCCGCTGGACAACTATATTTCCAGGAGTACCGAGCATTTTCTAACTTGCAAGGATCCCGACTATCAGCAAAATCTTTGGAATGTACTTTCATCT ATCATGACAGATAAGAATATGGAAGACAATGATATTGAGCCTGCTCCTAAGCTCATTGAAGTAGTTTTCCAGAACTGCAAAGGTCAAGTGGATCAGTGGGTTGAGCCATATCTTAGAATCACTATTGAACGTTTACGACGAGCAGAGAAGTCATACCTGAAATGTCTTATGATGCAAGTG ATAGCTGATGCTCTTTATTATAATGCGACTTTGACCCTGGGTATACTCCAAAAGCTTGGTGTTGCAACAGAGGTTTTTAATTTATGGTTTCAGATGTTGCAACAAGTCAAAAAAAGTGGTGTACGTATAAATTTTAAAAG GGAGCATGATAAGAAGGTTTGCTGCTTGGGATTAACATCTCTTCTTGCACTTCCTGCCGACCAGTTACCAGGGGAAGCTTTAGAACCTATTTTTAAGGCAACACTAGATCTGCTCCTTGCCTACAAGGATCAAGTGGCAG AAGCAACAAAGGATGAGGagggtgatgatgatgatatggaTGGCTTCCAAACTgatgacgaagaagaagaagatgatggatcTGACAAGGAAATGGGAGTTGATGCTGAAGATGGAGACGAAGCCGACAGTGCCAGGCTACAAAAACTAGCAGCCCAG GCAAAGGCCTTCCgaccaaatgatgatgatgacgatgagaCAGATGATGAGtatagtgatgatgaagaattgCAGTCACCGATAGATGAAGTGGACCCCTTTGTTTTCTTCGTGGATACTGTAAAAG GTATCCAAGCAACAGATCTGGGGCACTTCCAGAATCTCATGCAAAGGCTTGATTTCCACTACCAGGCCCTGGCAAGTGGCATTGCTCAGCATGCTGATCAGAGGAGAgcagagatagagaaagagaaacttGAAAAGGCAGCAGCCACCTCATGA